The genome window TAGATCCACTTTTTCCATTTAAAGAAAAAGATAAGACTTATAAAAATAACTATGTTAATGATCCAGAAATATTGATAACCATGTACCCATGTCAATTCTGGTATATGTTCAAAATTCATCCCATAAATTCCCGCCACAAATGTCATCGGTATAAATATCGAAGACACTATAGTAAGTACTTGCATGATCTGATTCATTTTGTGACTGACGCTAGAAAGATACATGTCCCGCAATCCAGCGTTAATCTCCCGGTAGGATTCTACGGTTTCTATAATCTGAATACAGTGATCGTAAGCATCTTGAAGATAGGCATGAGTGCGAGATTCAATAAGTTTGCTATCTTCTTTTAAGAGTCTGGAAATAGATTCTCTCAAAGGAAAAATAGCGCGTCGTAGTTGTAACAACATCCTTTTGTTCTTTTGTGCTTTATTCAAAGAATCCTTCTGTGGATCATCAAATACTTCATCTTCTAATAGATCTAGATAATCTCCTATTTGCTCAATCGCAATAAAATAATGATCTATAATACTATCTATAAGCGCATAGAACAGGTAATCACTTTTTACAGATCTGATACGGCCCCGGCTGTTTTCTATGCGTTCTCTGATGTTTTCAAAAACATCACCAGTTTTTTCTTGAAAAGTAATTACAGCATCTTCCGTAAGGATGATGCTTATTTGTTCCTCTGAAAGCTCGTGATGCTCTGCATCATAAGAAATCATTTTGATACATTGATAAATGTAATCACCGTAAAATTCTGTTTTGGGACGTTGTGTGGTATTGGCAATGTCTTCTAAAAGTAAGTGGTGTAAATGGAATTTGCTTCCTATTTTTTCCAATAAGTCAATATCATGAACACCATCAATATTGAACCAGTTGACACGATCTTCTTTTAGCTGCTCTAAAAAGATACCTTCTTGTTTAGAAAAATGAGTCTCATCATACAGAATGGTTTCTGTAGTCACAACACCAGTTCTATCTTCTCCTACGTATGAAATAGTTCCAGGTGGCTGGAATACGTTGTTCCTGTGCTTAGGAGTTGCCTTACGTCGCAATCTCAAATTAGGTTTTCTCATGAAATTGTTGATTATAATTCAAGCTAGATCAAATGTATGAGATTTATATGGAACTATTCATACCTGTTATTTGACTGCTTTGCCTACAGAGAGTAATGATACAACCAATTACTTTAATTTTTCTGTTATGTATGGAGCGGTATAGCTATCCTTTATCTTAGCCACTTCTTCTGGAGTTCCAGTAGCTACTAGTTTCCCACCAGCTTTACCACCTTCCGGTCCAAGATCAATAACGTGGTCAGCACATTTTACCAAGTCCATGTTGTGTTCTATAACGATCACAGAATGTCCTTTATCAATCAGTGCATTGAAACTGTCTAGTAATTTGTTGATGTCGTGAAAGTGCAATCCTGTGGTAGGCTCATCAAATATGAATAAGGTTTTATCAGACGTGGTTCCTTTTACTAAAAAGCTAGCGAGTTTAATACGTTGTGCTTCTCCACCTGATAGGGTAGAAGAGCTTTGTCCTAAAGTCACATATCCCAAACCTACGTCTTGAAGTGGCTGTAGTTTTCTAGTGACTTTGACTTCCTTATTAGTATCAAAAAATGCGATAGCATCATTGATAGTTAGGTTCAAAATATCGTCGATATTTTTATCGTGAAATTTCACTTCAAGGATTTCTTTTTTGAAACGTTTTCCATTACAGGTTTCACATATGAGAGTCACGTCTGCCATGAATTGCATCTCGATAGTTACCTCTCCATCTCCTTTACAAGTTTCACATCTTCCACCATCTACATTAAAAGAAAAATGTTTTGGTTTATAGTTTCTAATTTTTGCAACCTTTTCATTTGCAAATATGTTACGAATGTCATCATAAGCTTTGATGTAGGTCACAGGATTAGATCTTGAGCTACGTCCTATTGGATTTTGATCTATAAACTCTACCGTTTTCACATTTTCAAACTTTCCTTTTACTTCGGTATATTGGCCTGCTTTCTTTCCATAGCCACCCAACTTCTTCAAGAGGGCAGGATATAGAATCTGCTTTACTAATGTTGATTTTCCACTACCTGAAACTCCGGTAACCATGGTTAAAACACCTAAAGGAAAACGCACATCTATATTCTGTAGATTGTTCTGTCTCGCGCCTATAACGTCTATATAATATTTGTGTGACCTGCGCTTTTGCGGAAGCGGAATTTCCATAGATCCATTCAGATACTTTGCTGTAAGACTGTCTGATTTCAAAATTTCATCAAGAGTTCCAGCTGCGACTACTTCACCTCCATGAGTTCCAGCTTCTGGACCTATATCGATAATCTGATCAGCAGCTTGCATGATTTCTTCATCATGTTCTACAACGATTACAGTATTCCCTAAATCGCGTAAATTTTTAAGCACTTTAATCAAACGTTTTGTATCTCTTGGATGCAATCCTATACTAGGCTCGTCCAGTATATACATGCTACCTACCAGGCTACTTCCCAGAGAAGTCGCTAGATTGATACGTTGTGATTCTCCACCGGAAAGGCTGTTAGATTTACGATTTAAGGTCAAATAATCCAGTCCTACGTCAGATAAGAAAGTAAGTCTGTTATTGATTTCAATAAGCAGTCGTTTAGCAATTTGTTGATCGTGATCACTAAGCTCTAGATTTTTAAAAAAGACGACCAGTTCGTTGATGGGCAGGGTGACCAGGTCTGTGATTGTGGTTTCGGCTATTTTTATATAGTTGGTTTCCTTTCTCAATCTTGCACCATTACAATTGCTGCACCTGGTTTTACCTCGGTACCTAGAAAGCATCACGCGATTTTGAATTTTATAAGCTTTCGCCTCGAGCTCATCAAAAAAGGAATGAATACCGTCAAAATATTTATTTCCATCCCATACCAGCTGTTTTTGCTTCTCTGTCAATTCAAACCAAGGTCTATGAACAGGAAAATCAAACTTGTCAGCGTTCTTTATAAGTTGGTTTTTATAATAAGACATGCTCTCGCCACGCCAAGGAAAAACCGCCTGTTCATAAACAGATAATGCGGTGTTAGGAATCACTAATTCTTCATCTATTCCTATGACATCGCCATAACCTTCACACTTAGGACATGCTCCATAGGGGTTATTAAAACTGAATAAATGCGGGTTAGGTTCTAGGAACTCAATACCATCTAATTCAAATTTATTAGTAAATTCTCGGACTTTACTGCCATCCATGTGTTCTATAAAAGCCACACCTTTTCCTTCAAAGAAAGCCGTATCAATGGCATCTGCTAGTCGGTTATAAAAATCTTCATCATCGCGGACAATGAT of Nonlabens sp. Ci31 contains these proteins:
- the corA gene encoding magnesium/cobalt transporter CorA, translating into MRKPNLRLRRKATPKHRNNVFQPPGTISYVGEDRTGVVTTETILYDETHFSKQEGIFLEQLKEDRVNWFNIDGVHDIDLLEKIGSKFHLHHLLLEDIANTTQRPKTEFYGDYIYQCIKMISYDAEHHELSEEQISIILTEDAVITFQEKTGDVFENIRERIENSRGRIRSVKSDYLFYALIDSIIDHYFIAIEQIGDYLDLLEDEVFDDPQKDSLNKAQKNKRMLLQLRRAIFPLRESISRLLKEDSKLIESRTHAYLQDAYDHCIQIIETVESYREINAGLRDMYLSSVSHKMNQIMQVLTIVSSIFIPMTFVAGIYGMNFEHIPELTWVHGYQYFWIINIVIFISLIFFFKWKKWI
- the uvrA gene encoding excinuclease ABC subunit UvrA, with product MPETKLFANIDQLSPKENILIKGAELHNLKSLDAVIPRNKLVVITGLSGSGKSSLAFDTLYAEGQRRYVESLSSYARQFLGRLNKPKVAYIKGIAPAIAIEQKVNSTNPRSTVGTTTEIYDYLKLLFARIGHTYSPISGDEVKKDTVTDVINYVKEQEEGSKLLLTTRLIVKGKRDITAQLQVLQQQGFTRIKINDTVHRIDEDNLSYSKKDEVKIVVDRIIVRDDEDFYNRLADAIDTAFFEGKGVAFIEHMDGSKVREFTNKFELDGIEFLEPNPHLFSFNNPYGACPKCEGYGDVIGIDEELVIPNTALSVYEQAVFPWRGESMSYYKNQLIKNADKFDFPVHRPWFELTEKQKQLVWDGNKYFDGIHSFFDELEAKAYKIQNRVMLSRYRGKTRCSNCNGARLRKETNYIKIAETTITDLVTLPINELVVFFKNLELSDHDQQIAKRLLIEINNRLTFLSDVGLDYLTLNRKSNSLSGGESQRINLATSLGSSLVGSMYILDEPSIGLHPRDTKRLIKVLKNLRDLGNTVIVVEHDEEIMQAADQIIDIGPEAGTHGGEVVAAGTLDEILKSDSLTAKYLNGSMEIPLPQKRRSHKYYIDVIGARQNNLQNIDVRFPLGVLTMVTGVSGSGKSTLVKQILYPALLKKLGGYGKKAGQYTEVKGKFENVKTVEFIDQNPIGRSSRSNPVTYIKAYDDIRNIFANEKVAKIRNYKPKHFSFNVDGGRCETCKGDGEVTIEMQFMADVTLICETCNGKRFKKEILEVKFHDKNIDDILNLTINDAIAFFDTNKEVKVTRKLQPLQDVGLGYVTLGQSSSTLSGGEAQRIKLASFLVKGTTSDKTLFIFDEPTTGLHFHDINKLLDSFNALIDKGHSVIVIEHNMDLVKCADHVIDLGPEGGKAGGKLVATGTPEEVAKIKDSYTAPYITEKLK